Proteins co-encoded in one Planifilum fimeticola genomic window:
- the aroB gene encoding 3-dehydroquinate synthase, whose amino-acid sequence MRTLKVSTGERSYPIRIGRALYARLPEWLRDRGIGPERPLMLVTDTHVGPLYGEKVAGPLREAGYRVGEATVPAGESSKNLEQLSRLVEEGLRFGLDRQGVVLALGGGVVGDLAGFLAASYMRGIPFVQLPTTLLAHDSSVGGKVGVNHPLGKNVIGAFHQPLMVVFDVDTLRSLPRREVISGYAEVVKHALIADDSFADWLLQNSERLLQLEPSLVEEAIWNGCRIKAEVVSKDEREAGLRAILNYGHTIGHALEAASGYAGLTHGEGVAIGMVGAAMLGEALGTARDVVKATRRLLQAFHLPVHLAGEWSEDELLELMRRDKKARGGAYTFVLPKRVGAVRVVRGVPEEAIRRVLRQLQSGETKMD is encoded by the coding sequence ATGCGGACGCTGAAGGTTTCCACGGGCGAGCGCAGCTACCCGATCCGGATCGGGCGCGCTCTGTACGCCCGGCTGCCCGAATGGCTCCGGGATCGGGGGATCGGCCCGGAGCGCCCGTTGATGCTGGTGACGGACACCCATGTCGGCCCGCTGTATGGGGAGAAGGTGGCCGGCCCCTTGCGGGAGGCGGGTTACCGGGTGGGAGAGGCGACGGTGCCCGCCGGAGAATCCTCCAAGAACCTGGAGCAGCTCTCCCGGTTGGTGGAGGAAGGGCTTCGATTCGGTTTGGATCGCCAGGGAGTGGTGTTGGCCCTCGGGGGCGGTGTCGTGGGGGATTTGGCCGGGTTTCTGGCGGCTTCATATATGCGGGGGATTCCCTTCGTTCAGTTGCCCACGACCCTCCTGGCCCACGACAGCAGTGTCGGAGGGAAGGTGGGGGTGAATCATCCCCTCGGAAAAAACGTTATCGGAGCGTTTCATCAGCCGCTCATGGTGGTGTTCGACGTGGACACCCTCCGCAGCCTGCCGAGGCGGGAGGTAATCTCCGGCTATGCGGAGGTGGTCAAACACGCCCTGATCGCGGATGATTCCTTCGCGGACTGGTTGCTCCAGAACAGCGAACGCCTTCTGCAACTGGAGCCTTCCCTGGTGGAGGAGGCGATCTGGAACGGTTGCCGGATCAAGGCGGAAGTGGTGTCAAAGGATGAGAGGGAAGCGGGACTCAGGGCGATCCTCAATTACGGACACACGATCGGGCATGCTCTGGAGGCGGCTTCGGGATATGCCGGGTTGACCCATGGAGAAGGGGTAGCCATCGGCATGGTGGGAGCGGCGATGTTGGGGGAGGCGCTGGGAACGGCGCGGGATGTGGTGAAAGCGACGAGGCGGCTGCTTCAGGCCTTTCACCTGCCGGTCCATCTTGCGGGCGAGTGGTCTGAAGACGAGCTCCTGGAATTGATGCGCCGGGATAAGAAGGCGAGAGGCGGAGCTTACACCTTTGTGCTTCCGAAGCGAGTCGGTGCGGTTCGGGTGGTGCGGGGCGTTCCGGAGGAGGCAATCCGGAGGGTGCTCCGTCAGCTTCAGTCCGGTGAGACTAAAATGGATTGA
- the aroC gene encoding chorismate synthase encodes MRYLTAGESHGPQLTVIIEGLPSQLPFSREKVDEQLARRQKGYGRGRRMQIESDRVQVLSGVRFGKTTGAPVTLVIENKDWTHWKKVMGTDPIPEYAEKRRVSRPRPGHADLNGALKYGHRDIRDVLERSSARETAARVAVGAVARQMLELCGIRVAGHVVRIGTAEAEATPDLPLEEILRRAEDSPVRCLDPQAEKEMMRLIDEAKKEGDSLGGIVEVIVEGAPAGLGSHVHWDRKLDARIARAVVSIQAFKGVEIGIGFEAARRKGSQVHDEILWAEDRGFYRATNRAGGFEGGMTTGERIVVRGVMKPIPTLYKPLRSVDIETKEPFAASIERSDSCAVPAACVVAENVVAWEVAQALMEKFPADTMTEMVEQVEQYRRRIARF; translated from the coding sequence GTGCGTTATTTGACGGCGGGTGAATCCCACGGTCCCCAGTTGACGGTGATTATCGAAGGCTTGCCCAGCCAGCTGCCCTTTTCGAGGGAAAAGGTGGATGAACAGCTGGCCCGCAGGCAGAAGGGGTACGGCCGTGGGCGCAGAATGCAGATCGAGTCGGACCGGGTTCAGGTGCTGTCGGGGGTGCGGTTCGGAAAAACCACCGGCGCACCGGTGACGCTGGTGATTGAAAACAAGGATTGGACTCACTGGAAAAAGGTGATGGGAACGGATCCCATCCCGGAGTATGCGGAAAAACGCCGGGTGTCGCGACCCCGCCCAGGTCATGCCGATTTGAACGGGGCCTTGAAATACGGGCACCGGGATATTCGGGATGTGCTGGAGCGCTCCAGCGCGCGGGAGACGGCCGCCCGGGTGGCCGTCGGCGCGGTGGCTCGCCAAATGCTGGAGTTGTGCGGGATCCGTGTGGCGGGACACGTGGTGCGGATCGGGACGGCGGAGGCGGAGGCGACGCCGGACCTGCCTCTGGAGGAGATTCTTCGCCGTGCGGAGGATTCTCCCGTTCGCTGTCTCGATCCGCAGGCGGAGAAGGAAATGATGCGCCTGATCGATGAGGCGAAAAAAGAGGGGGATAGTCTGGGCGGCATCGTGGAAGTGATCGTTGAAGGGGCGCCGGCGGGTCTCGGCAGCCACGTTCATTGGGACCGGAAACTGGATGCCCGCATCGCCCGTGCGGTGGTGAGCATCCAGGCCTTCAAGGGAGTGGAGATCGGCATCGGTTTTGAAGCGGCCCGGCGGAAGGGATCCCAGGTGCATGACGAGATCCTTTGGGCCGAGGACAGGGGGTTTTACCGGGCGACCAACCGGGCCGGAGGCTTTGAAGGCGGGATGACCACGGGCGAGCGAATTGTGGTGCGGGGAGTGATGAAGCCGATCCCCACTTTGTACAAACCCCTCCGCAGCGTGGACATCGAGACGAAGGAACCCTTTGCGGCGAGCATCGAGCGTTCCGACAGCTGTGCTGTCCCCGCCGCCTGCGTGGTGGCCGAAAATGTGGTGGCCTGGGAAGTGGCGCAGGCGCTAATGGAAAAATTCCCCGCCGACACGATGACGGAGATGGTTGAACAGGTCGAGCAATATCGGAGACGGATCGCGAGGTTTTGA
- the trpD gene encoding anthranilate phosphoribosyltransferase has product MIRECLSKLVQGESLTREESRQLMIRMMEGDLSPSQTAGLLTALRMKGETAEELTGLAEGMRSKATSVFPRVPGAVDTCGTGGDGGRTFNISTGAAIVAAAAGIPVAKHGNRAVSGRSGSADVLEALGVRIQMSSKEAETTLERLGICFMFAPLFHPAMKRVMPTRKELGFRTCFNLLGPLVNPAGVKRQLMGVFDPSLTETVARVLLTLGAERALVVAGLDGIDEISICAPTKISEVKDGQVKTYTVAPEDLGVRRVAPEAVSGGDARTNARILREVFRGEKGPCRDVVLVNAGAVLYVAGRAKSIAEGVRAAADAVDSGQAVEKLEEMIRYSQEVNHVS; this is encoded by the coding sequence ATGATCCGGGAGTGTTTGTCAAAGTTGGTTCAGGGGGAGAGCCTGACGCGGGAAGAGTCGCGTCAGCTGATGATCCGGATGATGGAAGGGGATCTCTCCCCTTCGCAGACGGCCGGATTGCTCACGGCCCTGCGCATGAAGGGGGAAACGGCGGAGGAGTTGACGGGATTGGCGGAGGGGATGCGGAGCAAAGCGACCTCCGTTTTCCCGCGAGTTCCCGGAGCGGTGGACACCTGCGGCACCGGCGGTGACGGAGGACGAACCTTCAACATCTCCACAGGAGCGGCGATTGTGGCCGCAGCGGCGGGCATTCCCGTCGCCAAACACGGCAACCGGGCGGTATCCGGCAGGAGCGGGAGCGCGGATGTGTTGGAGGCCCTCGGTGTCCGCATTCAGATGTCGTCGAAGGAAGCGGAGACGACGCTGGAGCGGCTGGGGATCTGCTTCATGTTCGCCCCGCTGTTTCACCCCGCGATGAAGCGAGTGATGCCGACGCGCAAGGAGCTGGGATTCCGAACCTGTTTCAACCTGCTGGGGCCCTTGGTGAATCCCGCCGGCGTCAAGAGGCAGCTGATGGGCGTGTTTGATCCGTCCCTTACGGAAACGGTAGCCCGCGTTCTCCTGACCCTGGGTGCCGAACGGGCTCTGGTGGTGGCCGGCCTGGACGGAATCGATGAGATTTCCATCTGCGCTCCGACGAAAATCAGCGAGGTGAAGGACGGACAGGTCAAAACCTATACGGTGGCTCCGGAGGATCTCGGGGTTCGACGGGTTGCGCCGGAGGCGGTGTCCGGCGGCGATGCCCGGACCAACGCGCGGATTCTGCGGGAGGTTTTCCGGGGAGAAAAGGGGCCTTGCCGGGATGTGGTTCTGGTCAACGCCGGTGCCGTCCTGTATGTGGCCGGCCGGGCGAAGAGCATTGCCGAGGGGGTCCGAGCGGCCGCCGATGCGGTGGACAGTGGACAGGCGGTCGAAAAATTGGAGGAAATGATCCGTTATTCGCAGGAGGTCAACCATGTTTCTTGA
- the trpE gene encoding anthranilate synthase component I gives MIYPPYAEVKRLAKNFSSIPLCKTIFADTETPVSLYDRLRDRPYSFLLESVEGGEKWARYSFIGADPFLIVTCRDGQVTLSGKEGTKRFAADPFNVVQDLLLRYRTPGYSGHPPFLGGAVGYIAYEAVRYMESLPPFPHIGKGTGARDLHLMFCDRVLIFDHLKQQVTLVHHLHVPEKPEEATLLEHYRRAVEELEERARRIRTCRPNLAYFHDPPFETRGEPDLSRADSNMSRHHYEAMVRRAQEHIRSGDIFQLVPSQRWTWHPSPPPFDVYRVLRILNPSPYMFYLKMGDEVVTGASPELLVRVTGRKVETRPIAGTRPRGRTAEEDERLEAELLRDEKERAEHVMLIDLGRNDLGRVCRYGTVRVTQQMAIERYSHVMHMVSHVTGDLAQGRAPIDALWAVFPAGTVSGAPKVRAMELIGELEPEPRGVYAGAVGYFSFAGNLDTCIAIRTLHFRDGNAYIQAGGGVVADSTPEGEYVESLNKAKGMFRALELAETLFKPIRS, from the coding sequence GTGATTTACCCCCCGTATGCCGAAGTGAAGCGGCTTGCGAAGAACTTTTCATCCATTCCCCTGTGCAAGACGATTTTTGCGGACACGGAAACGCCGGTCTCCTTGTATGACCGCTTGCGCGACCGGCCCTATTCATTTCTCTTGGAGAGCGTGGAAGGCGGCGAAAAGTGGGCCCGGTATTCCTTTATCGGAGCCGATCCATTCTTGATTGTTACGTGCCGGGATGGTCAGGTGACCCTGTCCGGAAAGGAAGGGACAAAGCGTTTTGCCGCTGACCCCTTCAATGTGGTCCAGGATTTGCTCTTGCGGTACCGGACACCCGGCTATTCCGGGCATCCTCCCTTTTTGGGCGGAGCGGTGGGGTACATCGCCTATGAGGCGGTCCGTTACATGGAATCCCTGCCTCCCTTTCCCCACATCGGAAAGGGGACCGGGGCCCGGGATCTCCACCTGATGTTTTGCGATCGGGTGCTGATTTTTGATCATCTGAAACAGCAGGTGACGCTGGTGCACCATCTCCATGTCCCCGAAAAGCCGGAGGAAGCGACGCTTTTGGAGCATTATCGGCGGGCCGTGGAGGAGCTGGAGGAGCGGGCGCGCAGGATACGCACCTGTCGTCCCAATCTGGCCTACTTTCACGATCCTCCCTTTGAGACAAGGGGGGAGCCGGATCTTTCCCGGGCCGATTCCAACATGAGCCGGCATCATTATGAAGCGATGGTGAGAAGGGCCCAGGAGCACATCCGGTCGGGAGATATTTTTCAGCTGGTTCCTTCCCAGCGGTGGACCTGGCATCCTTCTCCTCCTCCCTTTGATGTGTATCGCGTGTTGCGGATCCTCAATCCTTCGCCCTACATGTTTTACCTGAAGATGGGGGACGAGGTGGTGACCGGCGCCTCGCCGGAATTGCTGGTCCGGGTCACCGGAAGAAAGGTGGAAACGCGGCCGATCGCGGGGACCCGTCCCCGTGGAAGGACGGCCGAGGAGGACGAGAGACTGGAGGCCGAGCTGCTGCGGGATGAAAAGGAGCGAGCCGAGCACGTGATGCTGATCGATCTGGGGAGAAACGACCTGGGACGCGTCTGCCGTTACGGAACGGTGCGCGTGACCCAGCAGATGGCGATCGAGCGCTATTCCCACGTGATGCACATGGTTTCCCACGTGACGGGAGATCTGGCTCAGGGCCGCGCGCCCATCGACGCTCTGTGGGCCGTCTTTCCGGCGGGGACCGTCTCCGGCGCCCCGAAGGTCCGGGCGATGGAATTGATCGGGGAGCTGGAGCCGGAGCCGCGGGGGGTGTACGCGGGGGCTGTGGGTTACTTCAGCTTTGCGGGCAATCTCGACACCTGCATCGCCATCCGCACCCTCCATTTCCGCGACGGCAACGCATATATCCAGGCAGGAGGGGGAGTGGTGGCCGATTCGACCCCGGAGGGGGAATATGTGGAATCCCTCAACAAAGCCAAAGGGATGTTTCGGGCGCTGGAGCTGGCGGAAACCTTGTTTAAACCGATTCGATCCTGA
- the ndk gene encoding nucleoside-diphosphate kinase codes for MEKTFLMVKPDGVQRGLIGEIVSRFEKKGFKLVAAKLMTVSRELAEAHYAEHREKPFFEELVGFITSGPVFAMIWEGENVISVARQMMGKTNPADAAPGTIRGDYGVSVGMNIIHGSDSPESAEREIGLWFQEQDQIAYDKTIDRWIY; via the coding sequence ATGGAAAAGACGTTTCTCATGGTCAAACCCGACGGCGTGCAGAGGGGTCTGATCGGCGAGATCGTTTCCCGGTTTGAGAAAAAGGGCTTCAAATTGGTGGCCGCAAAATTGATGACGGTGTCCCGGGAGCTGGCCGAGGCCCATTATGCGGAGCATCGGGAAAAGCCCTTTTTTGAGGAATTGGTCGGTTTTATCACCTCCGGACCGGTGTTCGCGATGATCTGGGAAGGGGAGAATGTGATCTCCGTCGCTCGCCAGATGATGGGGAAAACCAATCCCGCCGATGCGGCACCCGGAACGATCCGCGGCGATTACGGCGTCAGCGTGGGGATGAACATCATCCACGGTTCAGACTCTCCGGAAAGCGCGGAGCGGGAGATCGGCCTCTGGTTCCAAGAGCAGGATCAGATTGCCTATGACAAAACCATCGACCGCTGGATCTACTGA